The following proteins come from a genomic window of Alnus glutinosa chromosome 10, dhAlnGlut1.1, whole genome shotgun sequence:
- the LOC133879052 gene encoding uncharacterized protein LOC133879052 produces MEADSINNDLLQYEPLRTAINNGDWVSANDFLSRHEDAKSAKISVNGRSVLHVTALAGHTKIVEKLVELMSAEELEIKDDDGLTALAQAAVLQSTYRMVDCMITKNTHLLDLPDNLNRIPVVMALEYGNIEVARYLYSVSLPYQTLSDSDASTLLTLFMRFKKFDIALHLLQRCPGSAIVPNQFDFPLATLAWMSSAFPSGNQLVFWTNWIYSYKRRLKPVHTDLHRRLEIFRRNALDLSPSRSSPSVEHDSATSSSNNPELASDRGGSPPGVVLTKARTSGHSQHCRP; encoded by the exons ATGG AGGCAGACAGTATAAACAACGACCTCCTTCAGTATGAGCCCTTACGTACGGCCATCAACAATGGTGATTGGGTTTCTGCAAACGATTTCCTTAGCCGCCACGAAGATGCAAAGAGTGCAAAAATTTCAGTCAATGGACGTTCTGTTCTTCACGTGACTGCCCTTGCAGGACATACGAAAATTGTGGAGAAGTTAGTGGAGTTAATGTCAGCAGAGGAATTAGAAATAAAAGACGACGACGGTTTGACAGCTCTAGCTCAGGCTGCTGTTCTACAAAGTACTTATCGGATGGTAGATTGCATGATTACGAAGAACACTCATTTGCTTGACCTCCCAGACAATTTGAATCGTATTCCAGTTGTAATGGCTCTCGAGTATGGAAACATTGAAGTAGCTCGCTATCTCTACTCTGTCTCTCTGCCATATCAAACATTAAGTGACAGCGATGCTTCCACGCTTCTTACCCTGTTCATGCGTTTCAAAAAATTTG ATATTGCCTTGCACTTGCTCCAGCGTTGCCCAGGTTCTGCTATTGTTCCAAACCAGTTCGATTTCCCTTTGGCCACATTGGCTTGGATGTCTTCTGCCTTCCCGAGTGGGAACCAGCTGGTGTTTTGGACAAACTGGATCTACTCCT ATAAACGTAGATTGAAGCCTGTCCACACAGATCTTCACCGTAGGCTAGAGATCTTCCGGCGAAATGCTCTTGATTTATCTCCGTCGAGAAGCTCTCCCTCCGTTGAACACGACTCCGCCACCTCCAGCTCCAACAACCCAGAGCTAGCCTCAGACAGAGGAGGATCCCCACCCGGAGTTGTTCTCACCAAGGCAAGGACATCCGGTCACAGCCAGCACTGCCGCCCCTAG